The Natrinema caseinilyticum genomic sequence GTTAGACGAGGTTCCGGAAGTCGATCGAACGGTCGACCTCGCGAACGTGATGCGACCCGACGAGGAGCGCGCATCGCTCGACAGCGAGGAAGCGCTCCGAAACGCACCGGAAACCGAGGACGGCTACTTCAAAGGCCCGAACGTCTCCTGATCATGGCGGAGAACATTTTCATCACCGACGAGCGGATCGAGGGGGCGGAAGACGGCCCGCTGGCCGGGCGGACCGTCGC encodes the following:
- the gatC gene encoding Asp-tRNA(Asn)/Glu-tRNA(Gln) amidotransferase subunit GatC produces the protein MSDDAVSPEEVRHVADLARVDLDDDEVDRFTGQFADILEYFETLDEVPEVDRTVDLANVMRPDEERASLDSEEALRNAPETEDGYFKGPNVS